The Deinococcus misasensis DSM 22328 genome has a window encoding:
- a CDS encoding HAD-IA family hydrolase, with protein MTHLLFDIDGVLLKAPPRLFSAHVAEKYGLPEALIQRFFSGIFHQCLRGEIDIREALAPELPMWGYPGTVDDFLQEWFHEDFVLNEDLLQVVQHLNASGYTCHLATNQEKHRAAYLWERFKDHFVGMFASSHLGAKKPEPEYFQKVREKLPDGEIYFWDDQPKNVEAAQEAGWKAFVYLSEKAVLEVLQSK; from the coding sequence ATGACCCACCTGCTTTTTGACATTGATGGCGTTTTGCTCAAAGCCCCTCCCAGGCTGTTTTCTGCCCACGTCGCAGAAAAGTACGGTCTGCCCGAGGCTTTGATTCAACGGTTTTTTTCAGGCATTTTTCACCAGTGTTTGCGCGGGGAAATCGACATCCGGGAGGCTCTGGCCCCAGAGCTTCCCATGTGGGGTTATCCCGGCACTGTGGATGACTTCCTGCAAGAGTGGTTCCACGAGGATTTCGTCTTGAACGAGGACCTTCTGCAGGTGGTTCAGCACCTGAACGCCTCTGGGTACACCTGCCATCTGGCGACCAATCAGGAAAAGCATAGGGCTGCTTACCTCTGGGAACGGTTCAAGGACCATTTTGTGGGGATGTTTGCTTCCTCCCATCTGGGGGCCAAAAAACCCGAGCCAGAGTATTTTCAGAAAGTCCGTGAAAAGCTTCCAGACGGGGAGATTTACTTCTGGGACGATCAGCCCAAGAACGTGGAAGCCGCTCAGGAAGCAGGCTGGAAAGCCTTTGTCTACCTGAGTGAAAAGGCGGTGCTGGAGGTCCTTCAGAGCAAGTGA
- a CDS encoding GNAT family N-acetyltransferase has protein sequence MHFLRERALTPEQLALASDLQHTINQQRGLDLKLGLDYEPFVTHETPWHRHHLIVEGTQLIAYGSILGAYHMPELNLMVHPDHRRQGLATRLLRQMVQECQVRGVKKVLGICENASAEGQLFLQKWNTTLDFAEHRMVRSLGDLQRPEWPQGVTICMATPEDAESIAEGALQDFQFALDVQDLRRELEAEPEPHKVLKIRGKTVANLRVFPASTRAGIYAFRVHPAHRRQGLGELLMLQVMHDLQEEGYQQVWLEVNSQNPPAIRLYQKLGFETTVTYGYHLL, from the coding sequence ATGCACTTTCTCAGAGAACGGGCCTTAACCCCCGAACAACTGGCCCTTGCCAGCGATTTGCAACACACCATCAACCAGCAAAGGGGACTTGACCTGAAATTGGGACTCGATTACGAACCTTTTGTGACCCATGAAACCCCCTGGCACCGCCACCACCTGATCGTGGAAGGCACACAATTGATCGCTTATGGCAGCATCCTCGGGGCGTACCACATGCCCGAGCTCAACCTGATGGTGCACCCAGACCACCGCAGGCAGGGTCTGGCCACCCGACTGTTGCGCCAGATGGTGCAGGAATGTCAGGTCAGGGGGGTCAAGAAAGTGCTGGGCATCTGCGAAAACGCCTCAGCAGAAGGGCAGCTTTTTTTGCAGAAGTGGAACACCACCCTCGATTTTGCAGAACACCGCATGGTCCGGTCTCTGGGCGACCTGCAAAGACCAGAGTGGCCACAGGGCGTCACCATCTGCATGGCCACCCCTGAGGACGCCGAAAGCATCGCAGAAGGGGCTTTACAAGATTTTCAGTTTGCTCTGGACGTGCAGGACCTGAGGCGCGAACTGGAAGCCGAACCCGAGCCCCACAAGGTGCTGAAAATCAGGGGCAAGACCGTGGCCAACTTGCGGGTTTTTCCAGCATCCACACGGGCCGGGATTTATGCTTTTCGGGTGCATCCGGCACACCGCCGTCAGGGTCTGGGCGAACTGCTGATGTTGCAGGTCATGCACGACCTGCAAGAGGAGGGCTACCAGCAGGTCTGGCTGGAGGTCAATTCCCAGAATCCTCCAGCCATTCGGCTGTACCAGAAACTCGGGTTTGAAACCACCGTGACTTATGGGTATCACTTGCTCTGA
- a CDS encoding PadR family transcriptional regulator translates to MLSAQFYILFSLLDGEKHGYAIMKAVEQDTHKRLKLGPATLYTNLKKMLSQKLIEETEQEKPGEERRRYYRLTDSGRTMVQDELKHLEETVRLGQQRQRGMGL, encoded by the coding sequence GTGCTGAGTGCCCAATTTTACATTCTTTTCTCTTTGCTGGATGGAGAAAAACACGGTTATGCCATCATGAAAGCCGTGGAACAAGATACGCACAAACGCCTGAAACTCGGGCCAGCCACCCTGTACACCAACCTCAAAAAAATGCTCTCCCAGAAACTCATCGAAGAAACCGAACAGGAGAAACCCGGCGAAGAACGCCGCAGGTACTACCGCCTGACGGACTCTGGAAGAACCATGGTGCAAGACGAATTGAAACACCTTGAGGAAACGGTGCGTCTGGGTCAGCAACGCCAGAGGGGCATGGGTTTGTGA